A genomic region of Gossypium hirsutum isolate 1008001.06 chromosome D01, Gossypium_hirsutum_v2.1, whole genome shotgun sequence contains the following coding sequences:
- the LOC107922591 gene encoding BTB/POZ domain-containing protein At1g67900, with product MKFMKLGSRPDTFYSAESVRTVSSEVSSDLIIEVKGCKYLLHKFPLLSKCLRLQRICCESPERSQHQIIQLPDFPGGIEAFELCAKFCYGITITLSAYNIVAAQCAAEYLQMTEDVEKGNLIYKLEVFFNSCILQGWRDSIVTLQSTKAFPLWSEDLGITSRCIESIASKVLTHPSKVSLSHSHSRRVRDDISCNGAESQRHKSTTKGWWAEDMAELGIDLYWRAMIAIKSGGKIPTNLIGQALQIYASRWLPNISRQVKANQGATSDSDSDSTGEVSSKHRLLLESIVSLIPSDKGDVSCSFLLKLLKAANILNASSSSKMELARRVALQLEEARVSDLLIPSLSYSSDTLYDVDIVLTILEEFMLQGQSPPTSPPRSRLGFERRRRSRSAENIDFEFQESRRSSSASHSSKLKVAKIMDGYLQEIARDINLPLSKFIAIAEKIPDFSRLDHDDLYRAIDIYLKAHPDLNKSERKKLCRILDCKKLSVEACMHAAQNEKLPLRVVVQVLFFEQARAATVGGKVAELPSNIKALLAAHNIDPSRPPRTLSTTTSIRGDDQWSVSGLKSPKSRTSTLRMKLAEDDLDEYDMNPDGLGRSSKFKAFCALPTGPKKMFSKLLSINRSGSEKN from the exons ATGAAGTTTATGAAACTCGGATCTCGGCCTGACACCTTCTACTCTGCCGAGTCTGTAAG GACTGTTTCTTCCGAAGTCTCTAGTGACCTTATAATTGAAGTAAAAGGATGTAAATATCTGCTTCACAAG TTTCCTCTGTTGTCAAAGTGTTTGAGGTTGCAAAGAATATGCTGTGAATCCCCTGAAAGGTCACAACACCAAATAATCCAATTACCTGATTTCCCTGGTGGAATCGAGGCGTTCGAGCTTTGTGCTAAGTTCTGTTATGGTATCACAATCACTCTCAGTGCGTATAACATTGTAGCTGCACAATGTGCAGCCGAGTATTTGCAGATGACTGAAGATGTTGAGAAGGGGAACTTGATTTACAAGCTCGAAGTTTTCTTCAACTCCTGCATCTTGCAAGGGTGGAGAGACTCTATCGTGACATTACAAAGCACCAAAGCATTTCCCTTATGGTCTGAAGACCTTGGAATTACGAGCAGATGCATTGAATCAATTGCATCAAAAGTTTTAACACACCCTTCGAAGGTGAGCTTGTCGCATAGTCATTCGAGAAGGGTTAGGGATGATATATCTTGTAATGGAGCTGAGAGCCAGCGGCATAAATCGACAACCAAAGGTTGGTGGGCTGAGGACATGGCTGAGTTAGGTATAGACCTCTATTGGAGAGCCATGATAGCTATTAAATCTGGTGGGAAAATACCCACTAATCTCATTGGACAAGCATTGCAAATATATGCATCTCGATGGCTGCCAAACATTTCACGACAAGTGAAGGCTAACCAAGGAGCTACATCGGACTCGGATTCAGACTCAACTGGCGAGGTTTCTTCAAAGCACCGGCTGCTGTTGGAATCAATAGTGAGTTTAATCCCGTCAGATAAAGGCGATGTTTCTTGCAGTTTTCTGCTTAAGCTCTTGAAAGCAGCCAACATTCTTAAtgcttcatcttcttcaaagATGGAACTGGCTAGAAGAGTAGCGCTTCAGTTAGAGGAGGCAAGAGTTAGTGATCTGTTAATACCCTCTCTATCATACTCGAGCGACACCCTTTATGACGTTGACATTGTCCTCACCATATTGGAAGAATTCATGTTACAAGGACAGAGTCCTCCAACCAGCCCTCCCAGATCTCGGCTGGGGTTTGAAAGGAGAAGAAGGTCCCGTTCGGCTGAGAAtattgatttcgagtttcaaGAAAGTAGGAGGTCTTCTTCAGCATCACACAGTTCCAAACTAAAAGTTGCCAAAATCATGGATGGCTATCTTCAAGAGATTGCTAGGGACATAAACTTACCTTTGTCCAAATTCATTGCAATAGCTGAGAAAATTCCGGATTTCTCACGACTTGACCACGATGATCTCTACCGAGCTATTGACATTTATCTCAAG GCACACCCGGACCTAAACAAGAGCGAAAGGAAAAAGTTGTGTCGCATTCTTGACTGCAAAAAGCTCTCTGTTGAGGCCTGCATGCATGCTGCACAAAATGAAAAACTTCCTCTTAGAGTGGTGGTACAAGTTCTCTTCTTTGAGCAAGCTCGAGCTGCTACGGTGGGGGGCAAAGTAGCTGAGCTCCCTAGCAACATTAAGGCACTTTTAGCTGCACACAACATTGATCCATCGAGACCTCCTAGGACCTTAAGCACTACTACTAGCATTCGAGGTGATGATCAATGGAGCGTCTCAGGCCTTAAATCACCCAAGTCTAGAACTTCGACACTAAGGATGAAGCTTGCTGAAGATGATTTGGATGAGTATGATATGAATCCGGATGGATTGGGAAGATCTTCTAAGTTCAAGGCTTTCTGTGCTTTACCTACGGGACCTAAAAAAATGTTCAGTAAGTTGTTGTCAATCAATAGGAGTGGCAGTGAAAAAAACTGA